A stretch of Pseudomonas sp. CCC3.1 DNA encodes these proteins:
- the hisD gene encoding histidinol dehydrogenase, whose protein sequence is MTAPTAIRRLNAADPDFAQHLDHLLSWESVSDDSVNQRVLDIIKAVRERGDAALVEFTQRFDGLSVNSMADLILPRERLELALTRITAPQREALEKAAQRVRSYHEKQKQDSWSYTEADGTVLGQKVTPLDRAGLYVPGGKASYPSSVLMNAIPAKVAGVTEVVMVVPTPRGEINELVLAAACIAGVDRVFTIGGAQAVAALAYGTESVPKVDKVVGPGNIYVATAKRHVFGQVGIDMIAGPSEILVVCDGQTDPDWIAMDLFSQAEHDEDAQAILVSPDAEFLDKVAASIAKLLPTMERADIINTSINGRGALILVNDMQQAIDVANRIAPEHLELSVADPQAWLPQIRHAGAIFMGRHTSEALGDYCAGPNHVLPTSGTARFSSPLGVYDFQKRSSIIFCSEQGASDLGKTASILARGESLTGHARSAEYRIIADTEQGQ, encoded by the coding sequence ATGACCGCTCCCACCGCAATTCGCCGACTCAACGCTGCTGATCCGGACTTCGCGCAGCATCTGGATCATTTGCTGAGCTGGGAAAGTGTGTCTGACGACTCGGTTAACCAGCGTGTGCTCGACATCATCAAGGCGGTGCGCGAGCGCGGCGATGCGGCACTGGTTGAGTTCACCCAGCGCTTTGACGGGCTGAGCGTTAACTCGATGGCAGATCTGATCCTGCCACGCGAGCGATTGGAGCTGGCCTTGACCCGTATCACCGCGCCGCAGCGTGAAGCGCTGGAAAAAGCCGCCCAACGGGTACGCAGCTACCACGAAAAACAGAAGCAGGACTCCTGGAGCTACACCGAAGCTGACGGCACTGTGCTGGGCCAAAAGGTCACGCCGCTGGACCGCGCCGGTTTGTACGTGCCAGGCGGCAAAGCGTCTTACCCGTCTTCGGTTCTCATGAACGCGATTCCGGCCAAAGTGGCAGGCGTTACCGAAGTGGTCATGGTCGTGCCCACCCCGCGTGGCGAGATCAACGAGTTGGTGCTGGCTGCGGCCTGTATCGCGGGTGTTGACCGGGTGTTCACCATCGGCGGAGCACAAGCCGTCGCCGCGTTGGCCTACGGCACCGAAAGCGTGCCGAAAGTCGACAAAGTGGTAGGCCCCGGCAACATCTATGTGGCAACCGCCAAGCGTCACGTATTTGGCCAAGTGGGGATCGACATGATCGCCGGGCCTTCGGAAATCCTCGTGGTGTGCGATGGCCAGACCGATCCGGACTGGATCGCCATGGACCTGTTCTCCCAGGCCGAGCACGACGAAGACGCGCAAGCCATTCTGGTCAGCCCGGACGCCGAGTTCCTCGACAAAGTCGCCGCCAGCATCGCCAAGTTGCTGCCGACCATGGAGCGTGCTGACATCATCAACACCTCGATCAATGGTCGCGGTGCGTTGATTCTGGTCAATGACATGCAGCAAGCCATCGACGTGGCCAACCGCATTGCCCCGGAACACTTGGAGCTGTCGGTCGCCGACCCTCAAGCCTGGTTGCCGCAGATTCGCCACGCCGGTGCGATCTTCATGGGGCGTCATACATCCGAAGCCTTGGGCGATTACTGCGCAGGCCCTAACCACGTATTGCCGACGTCCGGCACCGCGCGTTTCTCCTCGCCGCTGGGCGTCTATGACTTCCAGAAGCGTTCATCGATCATCTTTTGCTCGGAGCAGGGCGCTTCTGACCTGGGCAAGACGGCTTCGATTCTGGCCCGCGGTGAATCACTGACCGGCCACGCTCGCAGTGCTGAATACCGGATCATCGCCGACACCGAACAGGGGCAATAA
- the hisG gene encoding ATP phosphoribosyltransferase: protein MLTIALSKGRILDDTLPLLAEAGIVPSENPDKSRKLIIPTSQPDVRLLIVRATDVPTYVEHGAADLGVAGKDVLMEYGGQGLYEPLDLQIAQCKLMTAGAIGAVEPKGRLRVATKFVNIAKRYYAEQGRQVDIIKLYGSMELAPLIGLADKIIDVVDTGNTLRANGLEPQDFIAAVSSRLVVNKASMKMQHARIQALIDTLRKAVESRHRG, encoded by the coding sequence ATGTTGACCATTGCACTGTCCAAGGGCCGTATCCTTGACGACACCCTGCCGCTTCTGGCTGAAGCGGGCATTGTGCCGAGCGAGAATCCGGACAAAAGCCGCAAGCTGATCATCCCGACCTCACAACCCGACGTACGTCTGCTGATCGTACGCGCCACCGACGTGCCGACTTACGTTGAGCATGGCGCGGCAGACCTCGGTGTTGCGGGTAAAGACGTGCTCATGGAATACGGCGGCCAGGGCCTTTACGAGCCTCTGGATCTTCAGATTGCCCAGTGCAAGCTGATGACTGCCGGTGCCATCGGTGCCGTTGAACCCAAAGGCCGCCTGCGTGTTGCCACCAAGTTCGTCAATATCGCCAAGCGTTACTACGCCGAGCAAGGCCGTCAGGTCGACATCATCAAGCTGTACGGCTCGATGGAGCTGGCTCCGTTGATTGGTCTGGCCGACAAGATCATCGACGTGGTCGATACGGGCAACACCTTGCGTGCCAACGGCCTGGAACCTCAGGACTTCATTGCCGCCGTCAGCTCCCGCCTGGTGGTTAATAAAGCGTCGATGAAAATGCAGCACGCCCGCATTCAAGCCCTGATCGATACCCTGCGCAAAGCAGTGGAATCTCGACACCGCGGCTGA
- the murA gene encoding UDP-N-acetylglucosamine 1-carboxyvinyltransferase: MDKLIITGGARLDGEIRISGAKNSALPILAATLLCNGPVTVANLPHLHDITTMIELFGRMGIEPVIDEKLSVEINPNTIKTLVAPYELVKTMRASILVLGPMVARFGYAEVALPGGCAIGSRPVDLHIRGLEAMGAVIDVEGGYIKAKAPEGGLHGANFFFDTVSVTGTENIMMAAALANGRSVLQNSAREPEVVDLANFLNAMGAKVSGAGTDTITIDGVKELHSATYRVMPDRIETGTYLVAAAVTGGRVKVKDTDPTILEAVLEKLKEAGAEVTTGEDWIELNMHGKRPKAVNVRTAPYPAFPTDMQAQFISLNAIAEGTGAVIETIFENRFMHVYELHRMGAKIQVEGNTAIVTGTETLKGAPVMATDLRASASLVISALVAEGDTLIDRIYHIDRGYECIEEKLQMLGAKIRRVPG, from the coding sequence ATGGATAAATTGATTATTACCGGCGGTGCCCGTCTTGATGGCGAAATCCGTATTTCCGGTGCAAAGAACTCTGCTCTGCCGATTCTGGCTGCGACCTTGCTGTGTAATGGCCCGGTAACGGTAGCCAACCTGCCGCATTTGCATGACATCACCACCATGATCGAGCTGTTCGGTCGTATGGGCATTGAGCCGGTGATTGATGAAAAACTCAGCGTCGAAATCAACCCGAACACCATCAAAACCCTGGTAGCCCCGTACGAACTGGTTAAAACCATGCGTGCGTCGATCCTGGTGCTGGGCCCGATGGTTGCTCGCTTCGGTTACGCTGAAGTCGCGTTGCCAGGTGGGTGCGCCATTGGTTCGCGTCCGGTCGACCTGCACATCCGTGGCCTTGAAGCCATGGGCGCAGTGATTGACGTTGAAGGCGGTTACATCAAGGCCAAGGCGCCAGAAGGCGGCTTGCACGGTGCGAATTTCTTCTTCGACACTGTCAGCGTAACCGGCACTGAAAACATCATGATGGCCGCAGCACTGGCCAATGGCCGCAGCGTGTTGCAGAACTCTGCACGCGAGCCTGAAGTCGTCGACTTGGCCAACTTCCTGAACGCCATGGGCGCCAAGGTGAGCGGCGCGGGCACTGACACCATCACCATTGATGGCGTAAAAGAGCTGCATTCCGCCACTTACCGCGTGATGCCGGACCGTATCGAAACCGGTACGTATCTGGTTGCTGCCGCCGTGACCGGTGGCCGCGTTAAGGTCAAGGATACGGATCCGACCATCCTTGAAGCCGTCCTTGAAAAACTCAAGGAAGCGGGCGCCGAAGTCACCACGGGTGAAGACTGGATCGAGCTGAACATGCACGGCAAGCGCCCTAAAGCGGTGAACGTGCGTACAGCTCCGTATCCGGCGTTCCCGACGGACATGCAAGCTCAGTTCATCTCGCTCAACGCCATTGCTGAAGGCACGGGCGCGGTCATCGAGACCATCTTCGAAAACCGCTTCATGCACGTGTACGAACTGCACCGCATGGGCGCCAAGATCCAGGTCGAAGGCAACACGGCCATCGTCACCGGTACCGAAACGCTGAAAGGCGCGCCCGTCATGGCCACCGACCTGCGTGCGTCGGCCAGCCTGGTGATCTCGGCACTGGTTGCTGAAGGCGACACCCTGATCGACCGCATCTACCACATCGACCGTGGTTACGAGTGCATCGAAGAGAAACTGCAAATGCTGGGTGCCAAAATCCGCCGCGTTCCGGGCTAG
- a CDS encoding BolA family protein, with amino-acid sequence MQAVEVKSFLEGKLPGTQVEVEGEGCNFQLNVISDELVALSPVKRQQSIYAHLNPWIADGSIHAVTMKFFSSAAWAERA; translated from the coding sequence ATGCAGGCCGTAGAAGTGAAGAGCTTTCTTGAGGGAAAGCTGCCTGGAACCCAGGTAGAAGTTGAGGGCGAAGGCTGCAACTTTCAGCTGAACGTGATTAGTGACGAACTGGTGGCTCTGAGCCCGGTCAAGCGTCAACAAAGCATCTATGCCCATTTGAACCCGTGGATTGCTGATGGCAGCATCCATGCGGTCACTATGAAATTCTTCAGCAGCGCGGCCTGGGCCGAGCGCGCCTGA
- a CDS encoding STAS domain-containing protein — protein sequence MTDAAVTLAGESELRLSGVLDYQTGPRLRKEGQALIKKALAKALVVDCSAVTKSSSVGLSLLLCYIRDAQALNKPMSITGLPDDMREIAQVSGLTELLAHH from the coding sequence ATGACTGACGCCGCCGTAACCCTGGCTGGCGAAAGCGAGTTGCGCCTCAGCGGCGTGCTCGACTATCAGACTGGCCCTCGCTTGCGCAAGGAAGGCCAGGCCCTGATCAAAAAGGCCTTGGCCAAAGCCCTGGTGGTGGATTGCTCGGCGGTCACCAAATCCAGCAGCGTCGGTTTGTCATTGTTGCTGTGTTACATCCGTGACGCACAAGCCCTGAACAAGCCAATGAGCATTACCGGTTTGCCCGACGACATGCGCGAAATCGCTCAGGTCTCGGGTCTGACCGAGTTGCTGGCACATCATTAA
- a CDS encoding ABC transporter substrate-binding protein, giving the protein MISLLRRGLLIMLAAAMPLMASAAPGQSPHDIVQTTTTQLLADLSANKEKYKANPSEFYDALNNIVGPVVDVDGVSKSIMTVKYSRNATPAQMQRFQENFKRSLIQFYGNALLEFKNEGISVGDARQQSDGGNVSVPMTVKGANGAVYPVSYTLAQVNGEWKVRNVIINGINIGKLFRDQFADAMQRNGNNLDKTIDGWAGEVAKAKEKTDEKLSQ; this is encoded by the coding sequence ATGATTTCTCTCTTGCGCCGTGGCCTGCTGATCATGTTGGCGGCAGCGATGCCCCTGATGGCGAGTGCTGCACCGGGGCAGTCTCCCCATGACATCGTTCAAACCACGACCACTCAATTGCTGGCTGACCTGTCCGCCAACAAAGAAAAGTACAAGGCCAATCCAAGCGAATTTTATGACGCTCTGAACAACATTGTCGGGCCGGTAGTCGATGTTGACGGTGTTTCCAAAAGCATCATGACTGTGAAATATTCGCGCAACGCCACGCCTGCGCAGATGCAGCGTTTTCAAGAGAACTTCAAGCGCAGCCTGATCCAGTTCTATGGCAATGCCCTGCTTGAGTTCAAGAACGAAGGCATCAGTGTCGGGGACGCCAGACAGCAATCGGACGGTGGCAACGTTTCTGTTCCCATGACAGTCAAAGGTGCCAACGGCGCGGTTTACCCTGTTTCCTACACCCTTGCCCAAGTGAATGGCGAGTGGAAGGTGCGTAACGTCATCATCAATGGCATCAACATTGGCAAACTGTTCCGTGATCAGTTCGCCGACGCCATGCAGCGCAACGGCAATAACCTCGATAAGACCATCGATGGCTGGGCAGGGGAAGTTGCCAAGGCCAAGGAAAAAACCGACGAGAAATTGAGCCAATGA
- the mlaD gene encoding outer membrane lipid asymmetry maintenance protein MlaD — protein sequence MQNRTMEIGVGLFLLAGILALLLLALRVSGLSPTASTDTYKLYAYFDNIAGLTVRAKVTMAGVTIGKVTAIDLDRDNFTARVTLQLEKKVDNLPTDSTASILTAGLLGEKYIGISVGGEDAVLKDGGTIHDTQSSLVLEDLIGKFLMNTVSKEAK from the coding sequence ATGCAAAACCGCACCATGGAAATCGGTGTCGGCCTGTTCCTGCTGGCTGGCATCCTGGCTTTACTGTTACTTGCCCTGCGAGTCAGTGGACTGTCGCCGACGGCCAGTACAGACACCTACAAGCTATATGCCTACTTTGACAACATTGCCGGTCTGACCGTGCGCGCCAAAGTCACAATGGCGGGCGTGACCATTGGCAAGGTCACTGCGATTGATCTGGACCGTGACAACTTCACGGCCCGTGTCACCCTGCAACTGGAAAAGAAAGTGGATAACCTGCCGACCGACTCGACAGCGTCTATTCTCACCGCTGGCCTGTTGGGCGAGAAGTACATCGGTATTAGCGTGGGCGGTGAAGACGCTGTACTCAAGGATGGCGGAACCATTCACGACACTCAGTCGTCGCTGGTCCTTGAAGACCTGATCGGAAAATTCCTGATGAATACCGTTAGCAAAGAAGCCAAATAA
- the mlaE gene encoding lipid asymmetry maintenance ABC transporter permease subunit MlaE, producing the protein MPKKSIIDRVGLFGRAGIDMVSVLGRSTIFLFHALLGRGGIGGGFGLLLKQLHSVGVMSLVIIVVSGVFIGMVLALQGFSILSSYGSEQAVGQMVALTLLRELGPVVTALLFAGRAGSALTAEIGNMKSTEQLSSLEMIGVDPLKYIIAPRLWAGFISLPLLAMIFSVVGIWGGSWVAVDWLGVYDGSYWANMQNSVTFSGDVINGIIKSIVFAFVVTWIAVFQGYDCEPTSEGISRATTKTVVYASLAVLGLDFILTALMFGDF; encoded by the coding sequence ATGCCCAAAAAATCAATTATTGATCGTGTCGGATTGTTCGGCCGAGCCGGGATCGACATGGTCTCGGTGCTGGGGCGTTCGACGATCTTCCTGTTTCACGCATTGCTGGGGCGTGGCGGCATTGGCGGTGGCTTTGGGCTGCTGCTCAAGCAACTGCATTCTGTCGGTGTCATGTCGCTGGTGATTATCGTCGTGTCAGGGGTGTTCATCGGCATGGTGCTGGCGCTGCAAGGCTTCAGTATCTTGTCCAGCTATGGCTCCGAACAGGCCGTCGGACAAATGGTTGCTCTGACCCTGCTGCGGGAACTGGGGCCGGTTGTGACCGCTCTATTGTTCGCGGGGCGCGCCGGGTCTGCATTGACCGCTGAAATCGGCAACATGAAATCCACCGAACAATTGTCCAGCCTGGAAATGATTGGCGTCGATCCGCTCAAGTACATCATTGCGCCGCGTTTGTGGGCCGGATTCATTTCCCTGCCGCTGCTGGCGATGATTTTCAGTGTGGTCGGCATCTGGGGCGGTTCGTGGGTGGCGGTAGACTGGCTGGGCGTCTACGACGGTTCTTACTGGGCCAATATGCAAAACAGCGTGACCTTCAGTGGTGACGTGATTAACGGGATCATCAAAAGCATCGTGTTTGCCTTTGTAGTGACCTGGATTGCTGTGTTTCAAGGTTATGACTGCGAGCCCACATCAGAGGGGATCAGCCGTGCCACTACCAAGACCGTGGTGTATGCCTCTCTGGCAGTCCTCGGGCTGGACTTTATTTTGACCGCCTTGATGTTTGGAGATTTCTGA
- a CDS encoding ATP-binding cassette domain-containing protein, producing MSADNAYAVELKGVSFKRGTRSIFNNVDIRIPRGKVTGIMGPSGCGKTTLLRLMGMQLRPSNGEVWVNGQNLPTLSRSDLFDARKHMGVLFQSGALFTDLDVFENVAFPLRVHTQLPEEMIRDIVLLKLQAVGLRGAINLMPDELSGGMKRRVALARAIAMDPQILMYDEPFVGQDPIAMGVLVRLIRLLNDALGITSIVVSHDLAETASISDYLYVVGDGQVLGQGTPEELMNADNPRIRQFMNGDPDGPVPFHFPASDYRTDLLGKR from the coding sequence ATGAGCGCCGATAACGCCTACGCGGTCGAGCTGAAGGGGGTTTCCTTCAAGCGCGGTACGCGCAGCATCTTCAATAATGTCGATATTCGAATTCCGCGTGGCAAAGTCACGGGAATCATGGGCCCGTCCGGCTGCGGCAAGACAACCCTTTTACGCTTGATGGGAATGCAACTGCGTCCCAGCAACGGCGAAGTGTGGGTCAACGGTCAGAATCTGCCGACGTTGTCGCGCAGTGATCTGTTCGATGCTCGCAAGCACATGGGTGTGTTATTTCAGAGCGGAGCCCTGTTCACCGACCTGGACGTGTTCGAAAACGTAGCGTTCCCGCTGCGCGTTCACACTCAACTGCCCGAAGAGATGATTCGCGACATCGTTCTGCTCAAATTGCAGGCGGTGGGGCTGCGTGGGGCAATCAACCTGATGCCCGATGAGCTGTCGGGGGGCATGAAGCGTCGTGTGGCGTTGGCGCGGGCGATTGCCATGGACCCGCAAATCCTGATGTATGACGAGCCCTTTGTAGGGCAAGATCCCATTGCCATGGGGGTGCTGGTGCGGCTGATCCGCCTGCTCAACGACGCGTTGGGCATCACCAGCATCGTGGTTTCCCACGACTTGGCTGAAACAGCGAGTATTTCCGACTATTTATATGTCGTCGGTGATGGTCAGGTGTTGGGGCAGGGCACGCCAGAAGAGCTGATGAATGCCGATAATCCGCGCATACGTCAGTTCATGAACGGCGATCCGGATGGCCCGGTTCCGTTCCATTTTCCGGCGTCAGACTACCGAACCGATCTTCTGGGGAAGCGTTGA
- a CDS encoding KpsF/GutQ family sugar-phosphate isomerase — MSQSSDLIQSAQRTIRLELEAVEGLLAHIDADFVRACEMILASKGRVVVVGMGKSGHVGNKIAATLASTGTTAFFVHPAEASHGDMGMITRDDIILALSNSGTTTEIVTLLPLIKRLGIKLISVTGNPNSTLAKAAEVNLNVHVDHEACPLNLAPTSSTTAALVMGDALAVALLDARGFTAEDFAFSHPGGALGRRLLLKVENVMHSGDELPKVVRGTSLKEALMEMTHKSLGMTVIVEEDGRLAGIFTDGDLRRTLDREIDIRNATIDSVMTPHGKTARAEMLAAEALKIMEDHKISALVVVDKEDRPVGALNMHDLLRAGVM, encoded by the coding sequence ATGAGCCAATCCAGCGACTTGATTCAATCTGCCCAACGCACCATCCGCCTCGAACTGGAAGCCGTAGAAGGTTTGCTGGCCCATATCGACGCTGATTTCGTACGCGCTTGCGAGATGATTCTGGCAAGCAAGGGCCGAGTAGTCGTGGTCGGCATGGGCAAATCGGGGCATGTAGGCAACAAGATTGCCGCCACCCTGGCCAGCACCGGCACCACGGCCTTTTTTGTTCATCCCGCTGAAGCCAGCCATGGTGACATGGGCATGATCACTCGCGATGACATCATCCTCGCCCTGTCCAATTCTGGGACAACGACTGAAATCGTCACCCTGCTGCCACTGATCAAACGCCTGGGTATTAAACTGATCAGCGTCACCGGCAACCCGAACTCGACACTGGCAAAAGCCGCCGAAGTGAACCTCAATGTTCATGTCGACCACGAGGCCTGCCCGCTGAACCTGGCACCGACCTCCTCTACCACCGCCGCTCTGGTCATGGGCGATGCCTTGGCCGTGGCGCTGCTGGACGCTCGCGGCTTTACCGCTGAAGACTTTGCCTTCTCGCACCCAGGTGGCGCCCTGGGCCGCCGCCTGCTGCTGAAGGTCGAGAACGTCATGCATTCGGGCGATGAACTGCCGAAAGTGGTGCGCGGCACCTCGCTTAAAGAAGCCTTGATGGAAATGACCCACAAAAGTCTGGGCATGACGGTCATCGTCGAAGAAGACGGTCGACTGGCCGGGATCTTTACTGACGGCGACTTGCGCCGCACCCTGGACCGCGAAATTGACATCCGCAATGCAACCATTGATTCAGTCATGACACCGCATGGCAAAACGGCTCGGGCCGAAATGCTTGCGGCCGAAGCCTTGAAAATCATGGAAGACCACAAAATCAGCGCGCTGGTGGTTGTCGACAAGGAAGACCGTCCGGTCGGCGCCTTGAACATGCACGACTTGCTGCGCGCAGGAGTAATGTAA
- a CDS encoding HAD family hydrolase encodes MTSELLKRGKGIKLAIFDVDGVLTDGRLYFLEDGSEFKTFNTLDGQGIKMLMAAGVQTAIISGRKTPVVERRAQNLGIPHLYQGREDKLVVLDELLGQLGLSYEQVAYLGDDLPDLPVIRRVGLGMAVANAASFVREHAHGVTQARGGEGAAREFCELILRAQGCLDAAHAAYL; translated from the coding sequence ATGACCAGCGAACTGCTTAAACGCGGCAAAGGCATCAAACTCGCGATCTTCGACGTCGACGGCGTTCTGACCGACGGCCGCCTGTACTTCCTCGAAGACGGCAGCGAATTCAAGACCTTTAACACCCTCGACGGCCAAGGCATCAAGATGCTGATGGCTGCTGGCGTGCAAACGGCAATCATCAGCGGTCGCAAGACCCCGGTGGTCGAGCGCCGCGCGCAAAACCTGGGTATCCCGCACCTTTATCAGGGCCGTGAAGATAAATTGGTGGTTTTGGACGAGCTTCTCGGCCAACTCGGCCTAAGCTATGAACAGGTCGCCTATTTGGGCGATGACCTGCCCGACTTGCCGGTTATTCGCCGGGTCGGCCTGGGCATGGCGGTTGCCAATGCTGCCAGCTTTGTTCGCGAGCACGCCCATGGCGTCACCCAGGCACGCGGCGGAGAAGGTGCTGCCCGCGAGTTTTGCGAGCTCATCCTGCGCGCCCAAGGCTGCCTGGATGCAGCCCACGCCGCCTACTTATAG
- the lptC gene encoding LPS export ABC transporter periplasmic protein LptC, translating to MLSKKIRNILLFTVIAALFAAVGYWNISPERFLDQPTAAVDETAIDYYATNAHSLQYLPDGKLQYEMTSDKVEHLKASEVTLLTKPDLQMYRGTPYPWHVQSERGEVNPDGSQVELIDSVRVARTDEKNRTTIITSTRMTVFPQKQYAQTDRDVRIDGAGGVTTGKGMKAYLKDGRMDLLSNVRGQYESR from the coding sequence ATGCTGAGTAAAAAAATTCGTAACATTCTGTTATTCACAGTCATTGCCGCGCTTTTCGCGGCAGTAGGCTACTGGAATATCAGCCCTGAGCGTTTTCTCGACCAGCCGACAGCGGCCGTCGACGAAACCGCTATCGACTATTACGCAACCAATGCGCATAGCCTGCAGTATTTGCCGGACGGCAAGCTGCAATATGAAATGACATCAGACAAGGTCGAACATTTGAAGGCTTCTGAAGTCACATTGTTGACCAAGCCTGACCTGCAAATGTATCGCGGCACGCCCTACCCTTGGCACGTGCAGAGCGAGCGCGGCGAAGTCAATCCGGACGGCAGCCAGGTCGAACTGATCGATTCTGTGCGCGTTGCCCGTACAGACGAAAAAAATCGCACTACGATTATTACCAGTACCCGCATGACTGTATTCCCGCAGAAGCAATATGCGCAGACCGACCGAGACGTTAGAATCGACGGCGCTGGTGGTGTGACGACTGGCAAGGGAATGAAAGCATATTTGAAAGACGGCAGGATGGACCTGCTGTCCAACGTAAGAGGACAGTATGAGTCTCGTTAA
- the lptA gene encoding lipopolysaccharide transport periplasmic protein LptA — MSLVKTLPLLLSLSAALGSASAWALPNDNKQPIRIQADEAQLDDKQGVATYKGDVIITQGSMKITGNTVTITRNAAGEIDVVTSVGNLAYFEQLQKATDPKPVQAYAVTIQYHAPQNRIVLIDKAKVINDGNTTEGEKIVYDTVKQVANAGRANGTNVTAPRPRIDMVIQPKKKTDQQKAQ; from the coding sequence ATGAGTCTCGTTAAAACCCTCCCTTTATTGCTCAGTCTGAGCGCAGCACTGGGAAGCGCGAGCGCCTGGGCTCTGCCGAATGACAACAAGCAGCCTATCCGTATCCAGGCCGACGAAGCCCAACTGGATGACAAGCAAGGCGTCGCGACTTACAAGGGCGATGTGATCATCACCCAAGGGTCCATGAAAATTACCGGTAACACCGTCACCATTACCCGCAATGCAGCGGGCGAAATCGACGTGGTGACATCGGTAGGTAATCTGGCTTATTTCGAACAACTGCAAAAAGCGACTGACCCGAAACCGGTTCAGGCGTATGCCGTGACGATTCAATATCATGCGCCGCAAAACCGCATCGTGCTGATCGACAAGGCCAAAGTCATCAATGACGGCAACACGACCGAAGGCGAGAAGATCGTCTACGACACCGTGAAACAAGTTGCCAATGCTGGCCGTGCCAATGGCACCAATGTCACCGCGCCTCGTCCACGCATTGACATGGTGATTCAGCCGAAGAAGAAAACCGACCAGCAGAAGGCCCAGTAA
- the lptB gene encoding LPS export ABC transporter ATP-binding protein, with protein sequence MATLKAQHLAKSYKSRQVVRDVSLSIDSGQIVGLLGPNGAGKTTCFYMIVGLVQADQGRVLIDDLDVSHQPMHGRARAGIGYLPQEASIFRKLSVADNIMAILETRQELDKAGRRKELESLLQEFHINHIRDNLGMSLSGGERRRVEIARALATNPKFILLDEPFAGVDPISVGDIKQIIHHLKAKGIGVLITDHNVRETLDICETAYIVNDGQLIAEGDAEAILANDLVREVYLGHEFRL encoded by the coding sequence ATGGCAACTCTGAAAGCCCAGCATTTGGCTAAAAGCTACAAGAGCCGCCAAGTGGTACGTGACGTGAGCCTGTCAATCGACAGCGGGCAAATCGTTGGCTTGCTCGGCCCAAACGGCGCAGGTAAAACGACCTGTTTCTACATGATCGTCGGCCTGGTTCAGGCTGATCAAGGTCGCGTACTGATCGACGATCTGGACGTCAGCCACCAGCCTATGCATGGCCGCGCACGCGCCGGCATCGGCTACCTGCCACAAGAAGCCTCGATTTTTCGCAAGCTGTCAGTGGCCGATAACATCATGGCGATTCTCGAAACACGCCAGGAACTCGACAAGGCCGGTCGTCGCAAAGAACTGGAAAGCCTGCTGCAGGAATTTCATATCAACCACATCCGTGACAACCTCGGCATGAGCTTGTCCGGTGGTGAGCGCCGCCGGGTAGAAATTGCCCGCGCACTGGCGACCAACCCCAAGTTCATCCTGCTCGATGAGCCGTTTGCAGGTGTTGACCCGATCTCCGTGGGCGACATCAAGCAAATTATTCACCACCTCAAAGCCAAGGGCATTGGCGTGTTGATCACCGATCACAACGTCCGTGAAACCCTCGATATTTGCGAAACGGCTTATATCGTCAACGACGGCCAACTGATCGCTGAAGGCGATGCTGAAGCGATTCTTGCCAACGATTTGGTGCGCGAAGTGTACCTGGGTCACGAGTTCCGCCTCTAA